A section of the Candidatus Desulfarcum epimagneticum genome encodes:
- a CDS encoding putative Protoheme IX farnesyltransferase (Evidence 3 : Putative function from multiple computational evidences), protein MTGIGAAREKWEKWEKCPAGIQGACERARGRGFVKSALDMAKPPLSLSVSASCVFGFVLFDPSPPLWPLVLSALGVFLLACGAATLNNVQDRREDARFERTRKRALPAGDVSAVRALAQAVLLMTAGLAALWGLSGGLALGGAGAAACYNGIYTPLKKKTRLAVFPGTVCGMLPPLMGWMAAGGDPFSPEIGAVMAILGIWQVPHSRLAVADWLDSNALGWIVLFAASLVFWGENAFDLTGLSRGLLALDAGLCVAASAYFLFLSVKPNRHKAVFHYLNMALPLGMLVLLAAKWGRI, encoded by the coding sequence ATGACCGGAATCGGGGCGGCCCGTGAAAAATGGGAAAAATGGGAAAAATGCCCGGCGGGAATCCAGGGCGCGTGTGAAAGAGCCCGGGGGCGCGGCTTTGTCAAAAGCGCGCTGGATATGGCCAAACCGCCTTTGAGCCTGTCCGTCTCGGCCTCGTGCGTGTTCGGATTTGTTCTTTTTGATCCGTCACCGCCCCTTTGGCCCCTGGTCTTAAGCGCCCTGGGCGTTTTTCTCCTGGCCTGCGGCGCCGCGACGCTGAACAATGTCCAGGACCGGCGCGAGGACGCCCGCTTTGAGCGGACCCGGAAACGGGCGCTGCCCGCCGGGGATGTGTCGGCGGTCCGGGCGCTGGCCCAGGCCGTTTTGCTCATGACCGCCGGCCTGGCCGCGCTGTGGGGCCTGTCCGGGGGCCTGGCCCTTGGCGGGGCCGGGGCCGCGGCCTGTTACAACGGGATTTACACCCCGCTGAAAAAGAAAACCCGGCTGGCGGTTTTCCCGGGAACCGTCTGCGGAATGCTGCCGCCCCTGATGGGCTGGATGGCGGCCGGGGGAGACCCCTTTTCCCCGGAGATCGGGGCCGTGATGGCCATATTGGGAATCTGGCAGGTCCCCCACTCCCGCCTGGCCGTGGCGGATTGGCTTGACTCAAACGCCCTGGGCTGGATTGTCCTGTTCGCGGCGTCCCTGGTTTTTTGGGGGGAAAACGCGTTTGATCTCACCGGCCTTTCCCGGGGCCTGCTCGCCCTTGACGCGGGGCTCTGCGTGGCGGCGTCGGCTTATTTTCTTTTTTTAAGCGTCAAACCAAACAGACACAAAGCCGTCTTTCATTATCTGAACATGGCCCTGCCTTTGGGCATGCTGGTCCTGCTCGCGGCCAAATGGGGCCGAATATGA
- the korA gene encoding 2-oxoglutarate ferredoxin oxidoreductase subunit alpha KorA has translation MDATIKIGGEAGQGIQTVGDLIAHVCHREGLYLLAVNDFESRIRGGHSFLQIRVSDAPTLAPSHVVGILVALNQRTFDLHQAEVPDDGVILANDPENSRDDPRVLAMDIDGLAKKAGGAITANTVAAGAALAVLGADFKILEDILTRRFAAKGDAVTRMNVSAARLGYETVRDPARDSSRGQRPGFFPPLEARAPKGALINGSRAAALGALAADARLAAFYPMSPATGIMSAFDSFSDDFPIVTEQAEDEIAAMCMVIGAAYAGVRAMTATSGGGFCLMTEALGLAGMAEIPVVIINAQRPGPATGLPTRTGQSDLLFVIHASQDEFPRFVFAPSTPCETFETMIRAFHLSDQYQVPAIVLMDQYLCDSVFVSERPLTPPKEIRRFITGDESLDDPAAYKRFALTPDGVSPRILPCAGKALLMATGNEHDEEGHISEDAENRNRMVEKRLARFREMKKEMSPPDTVHEGADLMLISWGSSNGATREAMEILNGMGVETGHMAFTDMWPFPGERAAEILSQSRRVAVVEANSQGQLGKLLRQETGAQTGKAVLKYDGRPFYPADILKGLGDWARP, from the coding sequence ATGGACGCGACCATTAAAATCGGAGGCGAGGCGGGCCAGGGAATCCAGACCGTGGGAGATTTGATCGCCCATGTCTGCCATCGGGAAGGCCTCTATCTTCTGGCGGTGAACGATTTTGAATCCAGGATCAGGGGGGGACACAGTTTTCTCCAGATTCGCGTCAGCGACGCGCCGACGCTCGCGCCCAGCCATGTGGTGGGCATACTGGTGGCGCTGAATCAAAGAACCTTTGACCTGCATCAGGCCGAAGTCCCGGATGACGGCGTCATACTGGCCAACGACCCGGAAAACAGCCGCGACGACCCGAGGGTTCTGGCCATGGACATCGACGGCCTTGCGAAAAAGGCCGGCGGCGCCATCACCGCCAACACGGTGGCCGCCGGCGCGGCCCTGGCCGTTCTGGGCGCCGATTTCAAAATCCTGGAGGACATCCTGACCCGACGCTTCGCGGCCAAAGGCGACGCCGTGACGCGCATGAACGTGTCCGCCGCGCGACTGGGCTATGAAACGGTCCGGGACCCGGCCCGGGATTCCTCCCGCGGTCAAAGGCCGGGCTTTTTTCCGCCCCTTGAGGCCCGGGCGCCCAAAGGGGCGCTGATCAACGGCTCCAGGGCCGCGGCCCTGGGAGCGCTGGCCGCCGACGCCCGGCTCGCCGCGTTTTACCCCATGTCCCCGGCCACCGGAATCATGAGCGCCTTTGATTCGTTTTCCGACGATTTTCCCATCGTCACGGAGCAGGCCGAGGACGAAATCGCGGCCATGTGCATGGTGATCGGGGCCGCCTACGCCGGGGTCCGGGCCATGACCGCCACCTCGGGAGGGGGGTTTTGCCTCATGACCGAGGCCCTGGGGCTGGCCGGCATGGCGGAAATTCCCGTGGTGATCATCAACGCCCAGAGACCCGGCCCGGCCACCGGACTTCCCACGCGAACGGGGCAGTCCGATCTGCTGTTCGTGATCCACGCCTCCCAGGACGAGTTTCCGCGATTTGTCTTCGCCCCGTCCACGCCCTGCGAAACCTTTGAGACCATGATCCGGGCCTTCCATCTTTCGGACCAATACCAGGTTCCGGCCATTGTGCTCATGGATCAATACCTGTGCGACTCGGTGTTTGTGTCCGAAAGGCCCCTGACGCCGCCAAAGGAAATCCGCCGCTTCATCACCGGCGACGAGTCGCTTGACGACCCGGCGGCCTACAAACGCTTCGCCCTGACCCCGGACGGCGTTTCCCCCCGGATTTTGCCCTGCGCCGGAAAGGCGCTTCTCATGGCCACGGGCAACGAGCATGACGAAGAGGGCCACATCAGCGAGGACGCCGAAAACCGAAACCGAATGGTGGAAAAACGCCTGGCCAGATTCCGGGAAATGAAAAAGGAGATGTCGCCCCCCGACACCGTCCATGAGGGCGCCGATCTCATGCTGATCAGCTGGGGCTCGTCCAACGGCGCGACCCGGGAGGCCATGGAAATCTTAAACGGCATGGGCGTGGAGACGGGGCACATGGCGTTCACGGACATGTGGCCCTTTCCCGGCGAACGGGCGGCGGAAATTTTGTCCCAAAGCCGCCGCGTGGCGGTGGTGGAGGCCAACTCCCAGGGCCAGCTCGGAAAACTTTTAAGACAGGAAACCGGCGCTCAGACCGGCAAGGCGGTTTTGAAATACGACGGCAGGCCCTTTTATCCCGCTGATATTTTAAAGGGACTGGGAGACTGGGCCAGACCCTAA
- a CDS encoding Pyruvate ferredoxin/flavodoxin oxidoreductase, beta subunit has product MITPNDYENAYENKWCPGCGNFAILDAMKNAFAEMDIPPEEILLISGIGQAAKTPHFLRCNMFHTLHGRALPIATGAKMANHGLNIVVNAGDGDCYGEGGNHFLNAIRRNIDLTLLVHNNRIYGLTQGQASPTTRVGMVTKMQRKGVVSDAFNPVAAAISMKAGFVARGFSGAPDQLRFLIQKALEFKGLAMIDILQPCVTFNKINTFQWFKKRVYDLAETDYDPGDEIRAFEGEQTPEENIPTGIIYTNPKPSFTERIEALKDRPLVSAQRDAEKIHNLLI; this is encoded by the coding sequence ATGATCACGCCAAACGACTACGAAAACGCCTATGAAAACAAATGGTGCCCCGGCTGCGGCAACTTCGCCATCCTGGACGCCATGAAGAACGCCTTTGCCGAGATGGACATTCCCCCGGAGGAAATCCTTCTCATCTCAGGAATCGGCCAAGCGGCCAAAACCCCCCATTTTCTTCGGTGCAACATGTTCCACACCCTCCACGGCCGGGCGCTGCCCATCGCCACCGGGGCGAAAATGGCCAACCACGGCCTCAATATCGTGGTGAACGCCGGGGACGGCGACTGCTACGGCGAGGGCGGAAACCATTTTTTGAACGCCATCCGGCGAAACATCGATCTCACCCTTCTGGTTCACAACAACCGGATATACGGCCTCACCCAGGGCCAGGCCTCCCCCACCACCCGGGTCGGGATGGTCACCAAGATGCAGAGAAAAGGGGTCGTCTCAGACGCCTTCAATCCCGTGGCCGCGGCCATATCCATGAAGGCCGGATTCGTGGCCCGGGGGTTTTCAGGCGCCCCGGACCAGTTGCGCTTTCTGATCCAAAAGGCCCTGGAATTCAAAGGGCTCGCCATGATCGATATTCTCCAGCCCTGCGTGACCTTCAACAAAATCAATACCTTCCAGTGGTTCAAGAAGCGGGTGTATGACCTGGCCGAAACCGATTACGACCCCGGCGATGAGATCCGGGCCTTTGAGGGCGAGCAGACCCCGGAGGAAAATATCCCCACCGGGATCATTTACACAAACCCAAAACCCTCGTTCACTGAAAGAATCGAGGCGCTGAAAGACCGACCCCTTGTCTCAGCCCAACGCGACGCTGAAAAAATCCATAACCTCTTAATATGA
- a CDS encoding Nitroreductase family protein produces MEFKEVIEKRRAVNFFDTQKEVSPGLVREMVEMAALTPSSFNLQPWSLMILKDPGEKERLRELAMKQPKVTEAPVVMMILADRDSWKKGHAFVERNLDEMIRAGSMDEAGKDWFYNAASDLYGAGMEKTQAFAVKNASFFAMSLMLAAQSLGLDTHPMDGFDHDGVLKEFGIPGNYWIPLLLAVGYFDKSKDMAPPKWRKTFDEIVVTFS; encoded by the coding sequence ATGGAGTTTAAAGAAGTCATCGAAAAAAGACGGGCCGTGAATTTTTTTGACACGCAAAAAGAGGTGTCCCCGGGGCTGGTCCGGGAAATGGTGGAGATGGCCGCGCTCACGCCGTCCAGCTTCAATCTCCAGCCCTGGAGTCTGATGATTCTAAAAGACCCCGGGGAAAAAGAGCGCCTGCGGGAGCTGGCCATGAAGCAGCCCAAGGTGACCGAGGCCCCGGTGGTCATGATGATTCTGGCGGACCGGGACTCATGGAAAAAAGGCCACGCCTTTGTGGAGCGGAACCTGGATGAAATGATCCGGGCCGGCTCCATGGACGAGGCGGGAAAGGACTGGTTTTACAACGCCGCCTCCGATCTTTACGGGGCGGGCATGGAAAAAACCCAGGCGTTCGCCGTAAAAAACGCCTCCTTTTTCGCCATGTCGCTCATGCTCGCGGCCCAAAGCCTGGGGCTGGACACCCATCCCATGGACGGCTTTGACCACGACGGGGTTTTAAAAGAATTCGGCATCCCTGGAAATTACTGGATTCCCCTGCTTCTGGCGGTGGGCTATTTCGACAAGTCCAAAGATATGGCGCCTCCGAAATGGCGCAAAACATTTGACGAGATCGTAGTGACATTTTCCTGA
- a CDS encoding Glutaredoxin, which yields MPDCPVKLYSLSTCGHCNSTKKLLRECDVEFTYVDVDVTTGDERAQLIEEIKKINARGSFPTIVIGEKVIVGYNEKEIREALNI from the coding sequence ATGCCGGACTGCCCAGTCAAACTTTACTCTTTAAGCACCTGCGGCCATTGCAATTCCACCAAAAAACTTCTCCGGGAATGCGACGTGGAATTCACCTATGTGGATGTGGACGTCACCACCGGGGACGAGCGGGCCCAGCTCATCGAGGAGATCAAAAAGATCAACGCCCGGGGCTCGTTTCCCACCATTGTGATCGGGGAGAAGGTCATCGTGGGATACAATGAGAAAGAAATCAGGGAGGCTTTGAATATCTGA
- a CDS encoding Ferredoxin:thioredoxin reductase, with the protein MEPDALYEKLKKVQEPKGYYFNKDREKVMALLNSLETNRRRYGHMACPCRLASGDQEKDRDIICPCVYREADVKEFGACYCALYVSEEYNQSEGDPPLVPERRPPERMF; encoded by the coding sequence ATGGAACCGGACGCCCTTTACGAAAAACTGAAAAAAGTCCAGGAGCCCAAAGGCTATTATTTCAACAAAGACCGCGAAAAGGTCATGGCTCTTCTCAATTCCCTTGAAACGAACCGAAGGCGTTACGGGCACATGGCCTGCCCCTGCCGCCTGGCGTCTGGAGACCAGGAAAAAGACCGGGACATCATCTGCCCGTGCGTCTACCGCGAGGCCGATGTCAAAGAGTTCGGCGCCTGCTACTGCGCCCTTTATGTCTCGGAGGAATACAACCAAAGCGAAGGGGACCCGCCCCTGGTTCCAGAAAGACGCCCCCCCGAGCGGATGTTTTGA
- the sdhA gene encoding succinate dehydrogenase, flavoprotein subunit (Evidence 2a : Function from experimental evidences in other organisms; PubMedId : 6388571, 9298646, 9600841; Product type e : enzyme), whose amino-acid sequence MAMHECDALIIGSGGSGLYAALEASKGAKTAVISKLYPIRSHTGAAQGGISAALGNVEEDQPEWHAFDTVKGGDYLVDQKAAMVLAEDAVQAVYDLENRGLPFNRTPEGKIDQRRFGGHTRNFGEGPVKRACYAADRTGHMILQTLYQQCIKNDVSFYDEFQAVDLLMDGGVCRGAAAVELSTGEIHVFIAKATLFATGGFGRMFKITSNAYANTGDGPALCARKGIPLEDMEFFQFHPTGIMGLGILISEAVRGEGGILKNGPGERFMERYAPTLLDLAPRDMVSRAIMTEIKAGKGIRGDGKIDDYVHLDATALGKEVLKAKLPDITDFCMTYLDVDPSEKPIPVLPTAHYAMGGIPTDMDGRALAGESHEPVDGLYAVGECACISVHGANRLGTNSLLDLVVFGRRAGIHISDYVRHADAPRPSPDDAKDAEEWISGLLKGENRPHDPEIRDEMETVMMADVGIYRNEKGMARAAEKIRELRRRHEKAGVRHTGRSFNTELLEHIELGNLLDLSLLSAEAAKARRESRGGHAREDFPERDDENWLKHSLARLDKDEVRLDYKPVDTSIWAPKPRAY is encoded by the coding sequence ATGGCCATGCATGAATGCGACGCGTTAATCATCGGATCGGGAGGCTCGGGCCTCTACGCCGCCCTGGAGGCAAGCAAAGGAGCAAAAACTGCCGTCATATCAAAGCTTTATCCCATCAGAAGCCACACGGGCGCGGCCCAGGGGGGAATCAGCGCGGCCCTGGGAAATGTGGAGGAGGACCAGCCTGAGTGGCACGCCTTTGACACGGTCAAGGGCGGCGATTACCTGGTGGACCAGAAAGCGGCCATGGTCCTGGCCGAAGACGCGGTCCAGGCCGTGTACGACCTGGAAAACCGGGGCCTTCCCTTCAACCGGACCCCGGAGGGAAAAATCGACCAGCGAAGGTTCGGCGGCCACACCCGGAATTTCGGCGAAGGGCCGGTGAAACGGGCGTGCTACGCCGCCGACCGGACCGGCCACATGATCCTCCAGACCCTTTACCAGCAATGCATTAAAAACGACGTGTCCTTTTACGATGAGTTCCAGGCCGTGGACCTGCTCATGGACGGGGGCGTGTGCCGGGGCGCGGCGGCGGTGGAGCTTTCCACCGGTGAGATTCATGTCTTTATCGCCAAGGCCACCCTGTTCGCCACCGGCGGGTTCGGGCGCATGTTCAAGATCACATCCAACGCCTACGCCAACACCGGGGACGGCCCGGCGCTGTGCGCCCGGAAAGGGATCCCTTTGGAGGACATGGAATTTTTCCAGTTTCACCCCACCGGCATCATGGGCCTGGGCATTCTCATCAGCGAGGCGGTCCGGGGAGAGGGGGGAATTCTGAAAAACGGCCCCGGGGAGCGTTTCATGGAGCGTTACGCCCCGACCCTTCTGGACCTGGCCCCCCGGGACATGGTCTCCCGGGCCATTATGACGGAAATCAAGGCGGGAAAAGGAATCCGGGGAGACGGAAAAATCGACGACTATGTCCACCTGGACGCCACCGCCCTGGGAAAGGAGGTCTTAAAGGCCAAACTCCCGGACATCACCGACTTCTGCATGACCTACCTGGATGTGGACCCGTCCGAAAAGCCCATTCCGGTCCTTCCCACGGCGCATTACGCCATGGGCGGAATTCCCACGGACATGGACGGGCGGGCTCTGGCCGGGGAGAGCCACGAGCCGGTGGACGGCCTGTACGCCGTGGGGGAATGCGCCTGCATCTCGGTTCACGGCGCCAACCGCCTGGGCACCAACAGCCTTCTGGACCTGGTGGTGTTCGGCCGCCGGGCCGGGATTCATATCTCGGACTATGTCAGACACGCCGACGCCCCCCGGCCGTCGCCCGACGACGCAAAGGACGCCGAAGAGTGGATCTCCGGCCTGCTCAAGGGGGAAAACCGGCCCCATGACCCGGAAATCCGGGACGAAATGGAAACCGTGATGATGGCCGACGTGGGCATTTACCGAAATGAAAAAGGCATGGCCCGGGCCGCGGAAAAAATCCGGGAACTCAGGCGCCGCCACGAAAAAGCGGGTGTGAGGCACACCGGCCGGTCATTCAACACCGAGCTTTTGGAGCATATTGAGCTTGGCAACCTGCTGGATCTGTCCCTGCTTTCCGCCGAGGCCGCCAAAGCGCGCCGGGAGAGCCGGGGGGGGCATGCCCGGGAGGATTTCCCGGAGCGCGACGACGAAAACTGGCTGAAACATTCCCTGGCGCGCCTGGACAAAGACGAGGTCCGGCTGGACTACAAACCGGTGGACACCTCCATATGGGCGCCGAAACCCCGGGCCTATTGA
- the sdhB gene encoding succinate dehydrogenase, FeS subunit (Evidence 2a : Function from experimental evidences in other organisms; PubMedId : 6376123, 9298646; Product type e : enzyme), with the protein MKITLRIRRHDPGTDEKPSFRDYEVEVSPDQRLLDAMTYVKTHLDGSLAFRRSCAHGVCGSDAMRVNGVERLACKTLIKDLAEKEGETVVIEPIAHLPVKKDLIVDQGRFFQKYRSALPYLINPDPPPGKERLQSPGERAAFDDATNCVLCACCYSACPVLNDNENFMGPAAVLQAYRFIADSRDQGLADRLPGLDREDGAWACQNHFECTKRCPRSIKITKRINQTKRIIDSAQKGSA; encoded by the coding sequence ATGAAGATCACTTTACGCATCCGGCGCCACGATCCGGGGACCGATGAAAAACCGTCTTTCCGGGATTACGAGGTGGAGGTTTCCCCGGACCAGCGCCTTTTGGACGCCATGACTTATGTCAAAACCCATCTGGACGGCTCCCTGGCCTTTCGCAGAAGCTGCGCCCACGGGGTGTGCGGATCCGACGCCATGCGTGTCAACGGCGTCGAGCGGCTGGCCTGCAAGACCCTGATCAAAGACCTGGCCGAAAAAGAGGGGGAGACCGTGGTCATCGAGCCCATCGCCCACCTGCCGGTCAAAAAGGACCTCATCGTGGACCAGGGCCGTTTTTTTCAAAAATACCGCTCGGCCCTGCCCTACCTCATCAACCCCGATCCCCCCCCGGGAAAGGAGCGCCTCCAGTCCCCGGGGGAGCGCGCGGCCTTTGACGACGCCACCAACTGCGTCCTGTGCGCCTGCTGTTACTCGGCCTGCCCTGTTTTGAACGACAATGAAAATTTCATGGGGCCGGCCGCCGTTTTGCAGGCCTACCGGTTCATCGCGGACTCCCGGGACCAGGGTTTGGCGGACCGCCTCCCCGGGCTGGACCGCGAGGACGGGGCCTGGGCCTGCCAAAACCATTTTGAGTGCACGAAAAGATGCCCGCGCTCCATCAAAATCACCAAACGGATCAACCAGACCAAACGGATCATCGATTCGGCTCAAAAGGGAAGCGCCTGA
- the fumC gene encoding fumarate hydratase (fumarase C),aerobic Class II (Evidence 2a : Function from experimental evidences in other organisms; PubMedId : 1917897, 3282546, 3541901, 6328431, 8909293, 9098893; Product type e : enzyme), producing MRFREEKDSMGTVRVPEDAYYGAQTQRAADNFPISGLRLPPALNRALARIKKCAARVNADLGLLEKKTSDAIVRAAGEALEGKFDDQFIVDVFQTGSGTSANMNMNEVLASRANEILTGKKGGKSPVHPNDHVNKCQSSNDVIPSAIHIAALTLIHGRLIPSLEKLRKSLSAKSREFADVKKIGRTHLQDAVPITLGQEFSGHARQIELGAERARDLDRRLGELALGGTAVGNGLNAHPDFASQTIALICRETGLPLREAKNHFAAQAAQDAAVEAGGALKTLALSLMKITDDIRWMASGPRCGFGEIHIPSLQPGSSIMPGKINPVIPESLLQAAAQVIGNDAAIVMGARSGHFELNTALPLIAHNLLQSISLLSAASGVLAEKCVAGISADREKCLSGVEKSLSLSAALIPLIGYDRAAEIAGKAHRENKTIRQVALEEDVASRSDLDRLFGDG from the coding sequence ATGAGGTTTCGAGAGGAAAAAGACTCCATGGGAACCGTCCGGGTTCCTGAAGACGCGTATTACGGCGCCCAGACCCAGAGGGCGGCGGACAATTTTCCGATCAGCGGCCTGCGTTTGCCCCCGGCCCTGAACCGGGCGCTGGCGCGGATCAAAAAATGCGCGGCCCGGGTCAACGCCGATCTGGGTCTGCTGGAAAAAAAGACGTCCGACGCCATTGTCCGGGCCGCCGGGGAGGCGCTTGAGGGAAAGTTTGACGACCAGTTCATTGTGGATGTGTTTCAAACCGGCTCCGGCACCTCCGCCAATATGAACATGAACGAGGTTCTCGCCTCCCGGGCCAACGAAATCCTCACCGGGAAAAAGGGAGGCAAAAGCCCGGTCCATCCCAACGACCACGTGAACAAATGCCAGTCCAGCAACGACGTCATCCCCTCCGCCATCCACATCGCGGCCCTGACCCTGATTCATGGCCGCCTGATCCCGTCCCTGGAGAAACTAAGAAAAAGCCTGTCGGCCAAATCCCGGGAATTCGCGGACGTGAAAAAAATCGGGCGCACCCATCTCCAGGACGCCGTTCCCATCACCCTGGGGCAGGAATTTTCAGGCCACGCCCGGCAAATCGAGCTGGGCGCGGAGCGGGCCCGGGATCTGGACCGGCGCCTGGGAGAGCTGGCCCTGGGGGGAACGGCGGTGGGGAACGGTTTAAACGCCCATCCTGATTTCGCCTCTCAAACCATCGCCCTGATCTGTCGTGAAACGGGCCTGCCCCTTCGGGAGGCCAAAAACCATTTCGCGGCCCAGGCGGCCCAGGACGCGGCGGTGGAGGCCGGCGGCGCCTTGAAGACCCTTGCGCTGAGTCTTATGAAAATCACCGACGACATCCGCTGGATGGCCTCAGGCCCCCGGTGCGGATTCGGCGAAATCCATATCCCCTCCCTCCAGCCGGGCTCCTCCATCATGCCCGGAAAAATCAACCCGGTGATCCCGGAATCCTTGCTCCAGGCGGCGGCCCAGGTCATCGGCAACGACGCCGCCATCGTCATGGGCGCCCGGTCCGGGCATTTCGAGCTGAACACGGCCCTTCCCCTGATCGCCCACAACCTTTTGCAGTCCATCTCCCTTCTGTCCGCCGCCTCAGGCGTTCTGGCGGAAAAATGCGTGGCGGGGATTTCGGCCGACCGCGAAAAATGCCTGTCCGGCGTGGAAAAAAGCCTGTCCCTGTCCGCCGCCCTCATCCCCCTGATCGGCTACGACCGGGCCGCTGAAATCGCCGGGAAAGCCCACCGGGAAAACAAAACCATCCGCCAGGTCGCGCTGGAGGAGGACGTCGCTTCCCGAAGCGATCTGGACCGCCTCTTCGGGGATGGGTAA
- a CDS encoding Electron transfer flavoprotein subunit beta, whose protein sequence is MPKLDIIVLLNRVPSTESPLEIADDGVSLKLEGVKKTLNPYDEFAVEEALLIREKLGGSVLIVSLGEEKDAEGIQTALAMGADRGILILDPASKEYDSLKIARILARLLKTLTCDLIIAGQRSVDWDTGQIGAAVAEFLGVPNIPMVIKQDIADGSISCVKSVEGGTVTVKAPLPVLITAQRGLNEPRYASLPGIMKAKRKPLEIKTPEEWGLDPDSLGEPLVKTLALKYPPERTGGIIVEGDSDEEKAENLVRALHEKERLF, encoded by the coding sequence ATGCCCAAGTTGGATATCATCGTCTTGCTCAATCGCGTCCCCTCCACGGAGTCGCCCCTGGAAATCGCCGACGACGGCGTTTCCCTGAAACTGGAAGGCGTTAAAAAAACCCTCAACCCCTACGATGAATTCGCGGTGGAAGAGGCGCTGCTTATCCGGGAGAAGCTCGGCGGATCGGTTTTAATCGTGTCTTTGGGAGAGGAAAAGGACGCCGAAGGGATCCAGACCGCCCTGGCCATGGGAGCCGACCGGGGGATTTTGATCCTGGACCCGGCGTCAAAGGAATACGACTCCCTTAAAATCGCCCGGATTCTCGCCCGGCTTTTAAAAACCCTGACCTGTGACCTGATCATCGCGGGCCAGCGCTCGGTGGACTGGGACACCGGCCAGATCGGCGCGGCGGTGGCCGAATTTTTGGGCGTCCCCAATATCCCCATGGTGATCAAACAGGACATCGCGGACGGCTCCATTTCCTGCGTGAAATCCGTGGAAGGCGGAACCGTGACGGTGAAAGCGCCCCTGCCCGTTCTGATCACCGCCCAGCGGGGCCTCAATGAGCCCCGGTACGCCTCGCTTCCGGGAATCATGAAAGCCAAAAGAAAACCCCTTGAGATCAAAACCCCCGAAGAGTGGGGCCTTGATCCCGACTCCCTGGGCGAGCCCCTGGTGAAAACCCTTGCCCTGAAATATCCCCCCGAGCGGACCGGGGGAATCATCGTGGAGGGAGACTCGGACGAGGAAAAAGCTGAGAACCTGGTTCGGGCGCTGCATGAAAAAGAGCGTCTGTTTTAA